A genome region from Chlorobaculum tepidum TLS includes the following:
- a CDS encoding MBL fold metallo-hydrolase RNA specificity domain-containing protein, protein MEIEFYGATRRVTGSCHILRAAGYTVLLDCGLVQGSREVEALNREPFPFEPSEIDAVVLSHGHIDHSGRLPLLVNRGFRGPIYTHHGTIELCEILLRDSATLSENDARFMRKHGQRDDEPLYTVDDAQRCVRQMEGVRYGERREVLPGIAVTLLDAGHILASAFVKLEITEGDATRTLVFSGDLGQYDSPILNNPDAIAYADVVLVESTYGDRLHRNFDSTVKEIGEIIETSRRDCGNILIPAFSIGRSQELLYLFGEHYREWELEQWQVFLDSPMAIEASRIYWLHEELWDAEARLFRRHMRGMPPVGNLHLTRRVEESMKINELREGAIIIAGSGMCNGGRIVHHLKRNIERPECHIIITGFQAEGTLGREIVEGRKEVRLHGRSYRVRAQLHTIGGLSAHGDRSDLLRWLKSREGSPQVMIVHGEEGVKESFKGFLRDELSVEALIPKPGDRLDLVSNELYRVESE, encoded by the coding sequence TGCAGGGGAGCCGCGAGGTCGAGGCGCTGAACCGCGAGCCGTTTCCGTTCGAGCCGTCCGAAATCGATGCCGTGGTGCTCAGCCACGGCCATATCGATCACTCGGGTCGCCTACCACTGCTCGTCAATCGTGGCTTTCGTGGGCCGATCTACACCCATCACGGCACCATCGAGCTGTGCGAGATTCTGCTTCGGGACTCGGCGACGCTGTCCGAAAACGATGCCCGTTTCATGCGAAAGCACGGTCAGCGCGACGACGAGCCGCTCTACACGGTCGATGACGCCCAGCGCTGCGTCAGGCAGATGGAGGGCGTCAGGTACGGCGAGCGGCGCGAGGTTCTGCCCGGCATCGCCGTGACGCTGCTCGATGCGGGGCACATCCTCGCCTCAGCGTTCGTCAAGCTTGAAATCACGGAGGGCGACGCCACCCGTACACTCGTTTTCAGCGGTGACCTCGGGCAGTACGATTCGCCGATTCTGAACAATCCCGACGCCATCGCCTACGCGGACGTAGTGCTCGTCGAGAGCACCTACGGCGACCGATTGCACCGCAATTTTGACAGCACCGTGAAGGAGATCGGCGAGATCATCGAAACCTCGCGGCGCGACTGCGGCAACATTCTGATTCCCGCCTTTTCGATTGGCCGCAGCCAAGAGCTGCTCTACCTTTTCGGCGAGCACTACCGCGAGTGGGAGCTGGAGCAATGGCAGGTGTTCCTCGATAGCCCGATGGCCATCGAAGCAAGCCGTATCTACTGGCTGCACGAGGAGTTATGGGACGCCGAGGCCCGCCTGTTCCGCCGTCACATGCGCGGTATGCCGCCCGTCGGCAACCTGCACCTGACCCGCAGGGTGGAGGAGTCGATGAAGATCAACGAACTCCGCGAGGGCGCGATCATCATCGCCGGAAGCGGCATGTGCAACGGCGGGCGCATCGTGCACCACCTGAAGCGCAACATCGAGCGGCCCGAGTGCCACATCATCATCACCGGCTTCCAGGCGGAAGGGACGCTTGGTCGGGAGATCGTGGAAGGACGCAAGGAGGTTCGGCTACACGGGCGGAGCTACCGGGTTCGCGCACAACTGCACACCATCGGCGGCCTGTCGGCGCATGGCGACCGCAGCGATCTGTTGCGCTGGTTGAAGAGCCGGGAGGGTTCTCCGCAGGTGATGATTGTGCATGGCGAGGAGGGCGTGAAGGAGTCGTTCAAAGGCTTTCTGCGCGATGAACTTTCGGTCGAAGCGCTCATCCCGAAACCCGGCGACCGGCTCGACCTCGTATCGAACGAACTCTATCGGGTTGAATCTGAATAA
- a CDS encoding DUF2721 domain-containing protein has translation MTITTIKELIPVLQTAIGPVILISGIGLLLLTMTNRLSRVIDRSRELLDEADKLFGVDRARIDREIDVLWRRARYVRSAIMLAVASCLGAATLIILLFLTSLLQIDVPLLASIVFIVSMVSLIGSLIFFLFDVNLTLSALHIEFEGHRKKS, from the coding sequence ATGACGATTACGACCATTAAAGAACTCATTCCTGTCTTGCAAACAGCCATCGGCCCGGTTATTCTCATCTCAGGTATTGGCCTGCTTCTTCTTACCATGACCAACCGCTTGTCGAGAGTCATCGACCGTTCGCGGGAGCTGCTTGACGAGGCCGACAAGCTTTTCGGCGTTGACCGCGCCCGCATCGACCGCGAGATCGACGTGCTCTGGCGACGCGCTCGTTATGTGCGGAGCGCGATCATGCTTGCCGTGGCAAGCTGCCTGGGCGCGGCCACGCTCATTATTTTGCTGTTCCTGACCAGCCTGTTGCAGATCGATGTGCCGCTGCTGGCCTCGATAGTCTTCATCGTCAGCATGGTCAGCCTGATCGGTTCGCTTATCTTTTTCCTTTTTGACGTCAACCTCACGCTTTCAGCGTTGCACATCGAGTTCGAGGGGCACAGGAAGAAGAGTTGA
- a CDS encoding YbhB/YbcL family Raf kinase inhibitor-like protein: protein MTFELTSTAFRNMGAIPALYTCEGKNISPPLTWKNIPKGTKSLVLIVDDPDAPDPAAPKFTWVHWVLYNIPPGKTGFAEGAGNHPAETEMQEGFNSWNRGGYGGPCPPIGTHRYFFKLYALDTVIDDLLSPLKADVEAAMQGHILGETVLIGTYKKRGK from the coding sequence ATGACTTTTGAACTGACCTCAACGGCATTCCGGAACATGGGCGCGATCCCGGCGCTCTACACCTGCGAAGGCAAAAACATCTCGCCGCCGCTAACCTGGAAAAACATCCCCAAAGGCACGAAAAGCCTCGTGCTCATCGTGGACGATCCCGACGCACCAGACCCGGCAGCCCCGAAATTCACCTGGGTACACTGGGTGCTCTACAACATTCCACCGGGAAAAACAGGATTCGCCGAAGGAGCCGGAAACCACCCCGCCGAGACCGAAATGCAGGAAGGATTCAACAGCTGGAACCGTGGCGGCTACGGCGGCCCCTGCCCGCCCATCGGCACACACCGCTACTTCTTCAAGCTCTACGCGCTCGACACCGTCATTGACGACCTGCTCTCCCCACTCAAAGCCGACGTGGAAGCTGCCATGCAAGGCCATATTCTCGGCGAAACCGTGCTGATTGGAACGTACAAAAAGAGGGGCAAGTGA
- a CDS encoding RtcB family protein → MERSAIRQISGWLWEIPRSYRSDMRVPARFYASEAMLEQILADRSLEQLVNVATLPGIVGFALAMPDIHEGYGFPIGGVAAFDPDAGIISPGGIGYDINCGVRLLATSQPFESVREKIPDLVKEIYRQVPSGVGHGNRITFSSKQLEQILRDGAPRMVAFGYGEPEDLGHIESGGVIDVADPSKVSQYAKQRGGDQLGTLGTGNHFVEIDRIDAIFDQEAAVRMGLFEGQIVIQLHTGSRGLGHQIATDYIRVMNRAMPKYGIEVPDRELACAPFCSPEGQEYFSAMSAGANFAWANRQLITWEIRQAWRAVVGDDPLRVVYDVAHNIAKVETHEIDGHRRQLLVHRKGATRAFVGQPVIIPGSMGTASFVLEGGLASMHESFGSSCHGAGRRMSRTKAKHMVQGSQLRQELEAIGVSVQAGSMQGLAEEASAAYKDIGEVVSTVVSAGIARKVVRLVPVGVMKG, encoded by the coding sequence ATGGAGAGGTCGGCAATCAGGCAGATTTCCGGTTGGCTTTGGGAGATTCCGCGTTCGTACCGCAGCGACATGCGGGTGCCCGCGCGTTTTTACGCATCCGAAGCGATGCTGGAGCAGATTCTCGCCGATCGTTCGCTGGAGCAGCTCGTCAACGTCGCCACGCTGCCGGGTATTGTCGGTTTTGCGCTGGCGATGCCTGACATTCACGAGGGTTACGGCTTTCCGATTGGCGGCGTGGCGGCGTTTGACCCCGATGCGGGCATCATTTCGCCCGGCGGTATCGGCTACGACATCAACTGCGGCGTGCGTCTCTTGGCAACCAGCCAGCCTTTCGAGAGTGTTCGCGAGAAGATTCCCGATCTCGTCAAAGAGATCTACCGGCAGGTTCCCTCCGGCGTCGGGCATGGAAACCGGATCACCTTTTCATCGAAACAGCTTGAGCAGATTCTTCGTGATGGTGCGCCCCGCATGGTGGCGTTTGGTTACGGAGAACCGGAAGACCTTGGCCATATCGAGTCCGGAGGCGTGATCGATGTGGCCGATCCGTCGAAGGTTTCACAGTACGCGAAGCAGCGGGGTGGCGATCAGCTCGGCACGCTCGGCACGGGCAACCATTTCGTGGAGATCGATCGGATCGATGCCATTTTCGATCAGGAGGCCGCCGTGCGCATGGGCTTGTTCGAGGGGCAGATCGTCATTCAGCTCCACACCGGTTCGCGCGGTCTCGGCCACCAGATCGCCACCGATTACATCCGTGTCATGAACCGCGCCATGCCGAAATACGGCATCGAGGTGCCCGATCGGGAGCTTGCCTGTGCGCCGTTCTGCTCGCCGGAGGGGCAGGAGTACTTCAGCGCCATGTCGGCGGGCGCGAACTTCGCGTGGGCGAACCGCCAGCTCATCACCTGGGAGATTCGGCAGGCGTGGCGCGCGGTCGTCGGCGACGATCCGTTGCGCGTGGTTTATGACGTGGCGCACAACATCGCCAAGGTCGAGACGCACGAAATCGACGGCCATCGCCGCCAGCTCCTCGTGCACCGCAAGGGCGCGACCCGCGCGTTTGTCGGCCAGCCGGTGATCATTCCCGGCAGCATGGGCACGGCCTCGTTCGTGTTGGAAGGCGGGCTGGCCTCGATGCACGAAAGCTTCGGTTCGTCATGCCATGGTGCAGGCCGCCGCATGTCGCGGACGAAAGCCAAGCACATGGTGCAGGGCAGCCAGCTCAGGCAGGAACTCGAAGCGATCGGCGTCTCCGTGCAGGCCGGTTCGATGCAGGGTCTCGCCGAGGAGGCTTCCGCCGCCTATAAGGATATCGGCGAAGTGGTCAGCACTGTCGTCTCGGCAGGCATCGCCCGAAAAGTGGTGAGGCTCGTACCGGTAGGGGTGATGAAAGGGTGA
- the xerD gene encoding site-specific tyrosine recombinase XerD — MPEREEPWRKTLETFLNYLTLERNFSGNTRASYLNDLGRYLAWLHECGVKPEEAAPGDIRKFIQELHEIGLEASSIARNISAIRSFHKFLLTERLATMNPAENIHQPKLARYLPSVLTIEEMATLLDAPLKRHPTSTFMLRDKAMLEFLYATGVRVSELLGLSRLNLHMDDGFVRVFGKGSKERLVPVGQTAISWMKRYLDELRPGMMSATSHDTIFLNSRGGPLSRMAAWNIVREHAVIAGIEKPISPHTFRHSFATHLLEGGADLRVVQEMLGHSSIIATQIYTHIDRSFIKEVHKTFHPRG; from the coding sequence ATGCCAGAACGCGAGGAGCCGTGGCGGAAAACGCTCGAAACCTTCCTGAACTACCTGACCCTCGAACGCAATTTTTCGGGCAACACGCGCGCCTCGTACCTGAACGACCTTGGCCGCTACCTTGCCTGGCTGCACGAGTGCGGCGTCAAACCTGAAGAGGCCGCGCCGGGCGACATCCGGAAATTCATTCAGGAGCTGCATGAGATCGGCCTCGAAGCGAGTTCGATCGCCCGGAACATCTCTGCTATCCGCTCCTTCCACAAATTCCTGCTGACTGAGCGGCTCGCGACGATGAACCCCGCCGAGAACATCCACCAGCCGAAACTCGCCCGCTACCTCCCCTCAGTGCTGACCATCGAGGAGATGGCTACGCTGCTCGACGCCCCGCTCAAGCGGCATCCGACTAGCACTTTCATGCTGCGCGACAAGGCGATGCTCGAATTTCTCTACGCCACGGGAGTCCGCGTCAGCGAACTGCTGGGGCTCAGCCGACTGAATCTGCACATGGATGACGGCTTCGTGCGGGTCTTCGGCAAAGGATCGAAAGAGCGGCTTGTACCCGTCGGCCAGACGGCCATCTCGTGGATGAAACGCTACCTCGACGAGCTGCGCCCCGGCATGATGAGCGCAACCTCGCACGACACTATTTTCCTGAACTCGCGAGGCGGCCCGCTCTCGCGCATGGCTGCGTGGAACATCGTGCGTGAGCACGCAGTCATCGCAGGTATTGAAAAACCGATCAGCCCGCACACCTTCCGCCACTCCTTCGCCACCCACCTGCTCGAAGGCGGCGCAGACCTGCGCGTTGTGCAGGAGATGCTCGGCCACAGCTCCATCATCGCCACCCAGATCTACACCCACATCGACCGCTCGTTCATCAAGGAAGTGCACAAAACATTCCACCCGCGGGGATAA
- the rsmB gene encoding 16S rRNA (cytosine(967)-C(5))-methyltransferase RsmB — MTARELALRVLLELDGMRKSEELLNRMHEHAGLGKNDRALAKELVAGTLKYRLQCDFIIARFYRHDYAKAATVLKHILRLGVYQLLRLDRVPKSAAVNESVKLARKFKGDHLARLVNGLLRNISKATIDLDAWTAEMPESKRLSILYSFPEWLAARWLMRYGPDATLAMLAHGNLPPATGYRINRLKANPETLLARPELSDAKRVADADGLDRFFFSKQFALLEPLLKEGLVSVQNPAQGQACLMAAPEPGSTVFDMCAAPGGKSTFMAELMENRGRIIALDRTPAKVARIASNASALGITIIEPREGDALTFDPGCAMDTILLDAPCTGTGVLGRRAELRWRTTPEKLRELAALQAAMLDRAASLLRPGGVLLYATCSVEPEENELQTEAFLKRHPEFIAEASRLTLPGSHEGFDGGFAARFRKTEG, encoded by the coding sequence ATGACCGCACGTGAACTCGCCCTTCGTGTTTTGCTCGAACTCGACGGTATGCGCAAATCCGAAGAGCTGCTCAACCGGATGCACGAACACGCCGGCCTCGGCAAGAATGACCGTGCGCTGGCAAAAGAGCTGGTGGCTGGAACGCTGAAGTACCGGCTTCAGTGCGATTTCATCATCGCGCGATTCTACCGGCACGACTACGCCAAAGCCGCCACCGTACTCAAGCACATCCTGCGCCTCGGCGTCTATCAGCTTCTGCGCCTCGACCGTGTGCCAAAATCGGCGGCGGTCAACGAATCGGTCAAGCTCGCCCGCAAATTCAAGGGCGACCATCTGGCCAGGCTGGTCAACGGTCTGTTGCGCAACATCTCGAAAGCGACCATCGATCTTGACGCATGGACGGCTGAGATGCCGGAGTCGAAACGCCTCTCGATTCTCTACTCCTTCCCGGAGTGGCTCGCCGCCCGCTGGCTCATGCGCTACGGCCCCGACGCGACGCTCGCGATGCTCGCGCACGGCAATCTGCCGCCTGCTACCGGCTACCGAATCAACCGGCTCAAGGCCAATCCCGAAACGCTGCTGGCGAGGCCCGAACTTTCGGACGCAAAACGAGTTGCGGACGCAGATGGACTCGATCGATTCTTCTTCTCCAAGCAGTTCGCCCTGCTCGAACCGCTGCTCAAGGAGGGACTCGTCAGCGTGCAGAATCCGGCGCAAGGGCAGGCCTGCCTCATGGCCGCACCAGAGCCGGGCAGCACGGTGTTCGACATGTGCGCCGCGCCGGGGGGCAAATCGACCTTCATGGCCGAACTGATGGAGAATCGCGGGCGCATCATCGCGCTCGACCGTACCCCCGCAAAAGTCGCGCGAATCGCCTCGAACGCATCGGCACTCGGCATCACCATCATCGAACCGCGCGAAGGCGACGCGCTCACTTTCGATCCGGGATGCGCGATGGACACCATCCTGCTCGACGCGCCGTGCACCGGCACCGGCGTCTTGGGCCGCCGCGCCGAACTTCGCTGGCGGACGACGCCCGAAAAGCTGCGGGAGCTTGCCGCGCTGCAAGCTGCGATGCTTGACCGCGCCGCCTCGCTGCTCCGGCCCGGCGGCGTGCTGCTCTACGCCACCTGCTCGGTCGAGCCAGAGGAGAACGAGCTTCAGACCGAAGCGTTCCTGAAACGCCACCCGGAGTTCATCGCCGAAGCGTCGCGACTGACGCTGCCCGGTTCGCACGAGGGCTTCGACGGCGGCTTCGCCGCACGGTTCCGCAAAACGGAGGGGTAA